cttaaattaaatcttaagtACGGCCAACAAGGTGTATTTCACTATTTCGCTTTTTCACATTGCTCAGTTCTGTTAAATCTACATTGTCCTTGATGTGACGTCACTGACAGACATGAATTACGGAAATTAGAAATGGCTGCGATAGGTAGTGGACGGGGGACGATGGATTCCCAAAATCAAGTGCAAAGTGATACAGAAGATCGTTTAAAATTGCTTTATCCGAACGTGAACGAAGATGAGACACCTTTACCTAGATCTTGGAGCACAAAAGATAAATTCAGCTACATCGGGCTGTCGCAAAATAATCTTCGAGTGCATTACAAAGGTAAGAACTCTCATGATGTGTTTATGAGATTTATTGGCCAAACTGTTTATTATAACGTAGTGTAAAGTGTCATCATTGTATTTAGGAAGAGATGAGACgactatttacttattttagaaatattgaCGTGTCAATATTTAGTCGTAGAGTCGGGCGAACCAGTGGCATTCGTCAAACAAAGAAATCAGCTGatcgtttattttgtaacaacacACGGAAAATGCACGATGACCACGCAGAATGATTTcaaatgattattattaacgtagcgtaatattattatcctaagtatttagtttaatttaataacaattgagCGAAGTCTTTCTCCTGTCGAAACAGTAAACGAAAGACGCCTTCAGTATGATGAATTATAAATGGTATTGCCTTTTCCAATACTAACTATAGTATTCAGAGCTGGAAAGAATTCATTCAAAAAGAACTGATTGTTtttgaaatacttttatttacttaagcaATTTAAGAACTTAGAACTCATAAATCCTCATCCTCGTTTttgataacaaacaaaaatactgaCATATTTTAAGGATAACTTTTagtataatttgtttgtaggtGAATAGGGTTGTGGTACGTTTACATTCAACGAAAAAGTGTTTATTCAGCATCAGCTGTGACAGACACCGGATTACCGGTTTTCAATGCTGCAAGCTGACATGTGGCTgcttaataattcaaattaataacaagttAGTTATTGTGTGATAACCATACAAGTTTAAGATTATTAGACTGATTGATGTAACAATTTTGAGAAGTTATAAATTCtttgctaaattattttaatgtatctcccatgttttagttaaaaaatataagctgAGAAAGATCCTTCTCTGCTTGTGTGTGATTGTGATATTCCTGTGTGTGAGAATATCACTCAGATTGTTGTCATAGTCATGGGTGAATGCTTAAGATAAAGTGCATTAAATGTTGTTGCAATGACATGTATTGTTCTTAACCcctgaataataaaaagaacaatGCACTGGTGCAAATtgtgattatttattattaatactgtATCAAGAGTTCtgaatacatatgtatttctgttataaaacTTGTTGAGTTAATGTGTGTTCTAGAAGTAacctataaaaaatagaatataataatttttgtgctCTTTGGATTTGGAGAATGGGATGCACAACTAAGGGAGATATTGTCTTTCAGTGTGTTCCCTTCCCCTtccattaaaggtaggcaacacatctgcaattgtggatgtctatgggtagagGTCGCTTCACTATCTCGGCGATTCAGGTGTCCACTCatttgtttgccaccttatatataaaaaatagaaatgataTAGATGTAATTACATAGTAGTACATAATTAATCTGTTTTGGGGCATTTTATCTGCACCCGAGTAAGGAGAGAACATTTGTATACAAACATGAAAATTGCATactaacaaataatttgacataattctaaagttttaaaacacatGTATTAAGTCTTTGTGGCACAGTCAACtagcactgggccagcgtggttgactatggccgaGGCAATCCAAAGTTGGGCTAACTCTGAGCCTCTCAGTTGGTACTTATATATGTACTGATaaagtaaagtttaaaaaagtttccaCTCCCCTTTGTGAGatgtacataaattatttgacacaTTTACATAGAGAGTTCTTGTGTACCAGTCCTAAATGacttaaagttttgttttattattgtttctaCCATAAGTGCAGAAATTACAATATGGCAACATTCTTTAACTTTAATGCAATGtcacaaacaaacataatatagaGCTTGATCTGCTGTACTTCTTTATTGGATGAGGGTGCACAGAGTCTTGAAGTGTCTACACTAAAGATGTGTACACACTTTATTCATTACAGCAATTTAAATAGAGCAACGTTTTTTACATAACAGTGACCTCTAGCAGATGAATATGTCTAAACATGGAAAGCTActaatataactttgtatatatattttaacatagcTGGTAGAATCTAATAgagtaatgtttttgtttaaaaagttttttttacaaagtgtTGTGAATTACAGTGGTAAACGTTTTCGGCGTTTTCAAGTCACCAATTCGTtagccaccttataatatattaaaaaaatatatattatgacAATGGTATTTGTCATTTCGTCAGATATATCGCTTTAGCAATACATAGTATGTTATGGTCCATTTTCACTGTCGTGTACATTCCTTAGAGATACCTGTGAAAAGTTTACATGAAGTTCACAGGGATTTGTGTTGCCATAAAGTTGCAATCGCCAACTCGACCgtcaaaaatctaaattttagaCGTAATTTTGAAACACCTTGGTTCTCCCGCTgatcgtttgcccccttctcttataaaaaaaatatatataatgtgCTATGCGCGGGTCGTGTAATTGGGCAAGAGTGAATGCTGCAGACTGTGAGCACACAGTTGTCggcggggcggcgggcggTATTGAGCGGCGCGCCGGTTGTTGACCGCGCCGTTGCCCCGGCCAGCCCCCGGCCAGCTCCCGGCCAGACTGGCTGCACACGACACCACTCACCCTCTAATTCCCTGTCTAGTCTCGTCCTCGCTTATTATTGCAATTCCATTAATTGATTGTAGCTATTCTTTTGTCGTTTGTGTTGATATTTAATGGATGAAATtcgttatttaatgttatctaTAGAAAATGGGTTCATTAAATATCGTATATGGAGTTTATAAAAAGGTTAATAAAACCTTgcgtgccgaccccacgtgagtggtaTAAGGCCAGGGAGGTGATGgagtttgtaataattaaatctctGCTTAGTCTACAATATGAAATGTACATTAtggaaatgaaataattaaaatgtttactaattCAACAGCAATAGTTATCAGTAGAAAAATCTAATTTGTGTGTTTTTGATAATTGtcttaattgtattaaaaatgattattgttattaaagcGAAGTCTCCGGTGTGCGGCCGGTGTTTGTCAGTTATTAGGGCTAGAGTTTTTCCGTTACGGTAATACGTTCACTGTCACCgacttaaatacattttaatacgtaagaatcataaatatgttaattcgTTTTTTATTCAACTCCGAATAATGGCAACTGTTTTGATGTTTTCGACATTTCTCTTTATGGTAATTGTATAATGCACGCTACATTTTGCCATAAACGATAAATAGGGATAAACCGACGCTATCATTATCAATTAAAGAGGACATTTCAACGTCATGTTCGTGACCGCCCTAAGAGGTCTTGTCTAACTTAAGGTTCGGCGTTAAAGGGCCTCGCTTTTTGAACGGGACCGGAGTGGTGCATCCCAGATCTGGGTCAAGCTCGTTAGCCTTTGGCCTTCTTACTGACGACTGTTCAAGCCAATACAtcctttattacaattttataaagtgcTGTTTTACAACACCGAGGCATGTAGCGTCGGCCTTGTCAGAGCCCTAAACACTTTTGATGTTAATTTGTGCTCTACGCGGAGCACTGAGGGCTGCAAGTCGCCACTTTGCTCAGCTGCGACGGAACAATGGCAGCTGTAGTCGTCCGCAGCGCTACCGCCGTCGCCGCCGCCGTCACCAGCTACGTATGTAGATACATTACGCcgctattttaaatttacattttgtatgaatCGTTCTTAAGTCACGGTTATCCTTTGTTTCTAGCGAGAGCCTGACTGTGGGACGCATGGCtcacagttttttttgttaggcttttctCAGGAAaagatttagttatttttgtcaaaatatgtcattgtattatatttagatttatcaAGTCTTTCGCAACATCAGTTacggatttaaaaataaaaggctTTTGAAGGTTTCCTTGAACCCATTCAGCAACTAAGTACTTGACTatttacattcatatttaagtAGGTATGTAGTGAAGTCTACTAAGAGGGTCTTAACAATCTATACAAAGTATTAAAGTTGTTCACTCAGAAAACTTTAAAGAAGATCGTGCCGTGATCGGTCCTCAGATACAACATTACATTAgcatacaacattttttatcttcttCGTTTTAATTGTACAATTCATTTCTTAATTTCGTACACCTAAACAGTCTAGTTACCTAATTTTCACCTCTACTTTGGAGTAAAAATAAGATtgtaatcattattttgtGCGAGGAGATGGAAATGTATAATTATCCACTGGAAAATTGGAATAAGAAATGAATGAGCTTGAAATGTATCCCAAATAGTAGATGTAAATGTGTGTAATATAAGATTTAGCTTAATATTTCGTCTTCATAGCACCACAATGGTGACGATCCGGCGCCGGGGTGGGGGGCGCATGGGGCTCGCAGTGCAACCGTTTAATGGACATGGCTGTTTCTCTATTTGTTGTAAGGTGGCTCGCCGGGCCCGGGCCGCCGTCCCCACCTGCCCTACCTCCACTTGCGCCTCTGGATGTATCGTACGTGTGCACCTTGCTACTTATTACTTGCTAGTCTGCAGCAGCGAGCAGCACTGCGCCGCAGCCGACAAACAGGGCTCCACCACGACACCGTACTCTCCTCCGCAATATACACATTTTTCGTTTTGATAGACTGCAGAcgatcatcatcattatcatcaatcTTTGCCTTCTTCTGCAGATAGGTCTACTACAATGATCGTCTAGTTTTAAAAGCATTCATGccaacatattattattactaaatattgCGCATTATTTCTGATTGTAATGAAGTTCCTTCCATTCCTATGCGGTGTACTGAAGACGAGACGAGCCTTAGATACAACGAtgataaattttgaaatcatcTCGTATTATTCTTGATCAAAAAAGCTCTGTTTGTTGGCGAGTTAgtctttacttttatttctatgttttgAAAGCAATGTTCAAGAATGATCTTGAGTGTAGtaactgtttttttctttacttgtGCTAATGctaattatcttttataatattacttctGTTGTGTGTTAACCTTTCCTTGCAACGTCATGCAGTAAGGTCGCAAAGCAAATCAGCATAACGCCGTCGTCCGATTGCTGGTGGTTTAACCGTGCTGAGACTGCATATTGCATGTGGATTGCGTTCGCGCCCTTACGTTAAAGATACATTGTGTCACTTACAAAAGTCGAGGTGAACCTCTCGCACAAGCCCAAATGCAAAGGCGAAACGTCGCGGCTCGTGGTGACGCGGGCTACGTCCTGTCTCCTGGTGTATTGCAGTCTAATGCTTCCTCGTGCGCAAGcagatttatattatacatcaTTTTTGCATATACCTTAAAATGCTAAAATATACATCAATATGAGGCGACGCAGCGCGACGCTCCGCCTCGCCTTTGCGCCGGTGTGGGTTGGACCTTGACGTTCCTCTAGTAGTTGTGAAGATATTCATGATTTCATGATCACAAATAATCGATAGTTAAATCCTCAATTAAGTTCTTACTGAATTGTCACTGAGTTACTGAGTTATGTCATGTCGCAGAACGCACGATGTCCCCTGTTTCAGTTGTTAGcgttatgtaaaatgtaatgcAATCAATCAAtcactttaatgtttttacataGTTTTGTCAGTAGATAAAGTGCGTGACCTTCAACAGTCAATAATTGTGTATAGAAGTAGTGTTATCATTGGTGAgcaataagaaatattaataaagaaaatattttgtaacataacaCTGAGACATTAACATAACATCAACTTAGCGACAATACCCTCCCTACTTTgaatttcttgtttttaatcaaatgTTGGAGCTATGcgaagtattttaaaacaagttataatatataaatttgttttgttctgTACAATGTTTATCTAACAGGCTATTTCTTTTCGCTTTCCTGTTTATCTTGCGTGTCAACGTCTGCTCTCAACGACCCCATGTTTGTATTATTGCTATTTTGCTATAGGGAATATTTCGTTTAATAATGCGTCACGCTTATCGTCCTTCTGTCCTTAATCTGAAGCAATCAGTTTGccattttaaatcttattttacttcttactatcttactagttttacttcttacttattttatatatgtgaatgttcagatggatggttggatggatagatggatggatgttttttttgaaggtatattcaaaacggctgaacggatcttgatgaaatttggcatggatgtaaaacatagtctggattccgcgcggacagagtcgcggtcgacagttAGTACTATAtagtatttgaattttaataattgttattgtgTAAAGCAATTGTCTAATGTAGGTACACAACTAGCAATGAAGTAAGAGGTAACGATTATCATGACCCGAGCTTTATTTCATACAATCATAGAAATATGGCAGATACAAGAATCGTGCGTTCTATTTATCAACAGCTACATTTGTAAAAAACGTTAAGAATACTTAATGGTAGTAAGATTAACATTTCATCTGTACTGTTAGCAGTTTGCGCAGGCGCACGGCTCACACTGAATGTGTCTGAAGCTGGGAAGTGATCTGTGCTCGTGCACGGTTATGAAACTTTCTTTGTCGATGTTACATTTGTatcaataacaaacaaaaatatcgcCTGCCGTCTGCCATTGAGTGGTGATTGTTAGCCTCCtgttctaaaataataatagtaactgATACGATATACTCTAAGGTTAGGGTAGTCGCGGGGTAGTGTTAGAAAGTTCGTTGTAATTTATGGCCAACATCCCAAGATGCATTTTTACAGATACAAGACAGAATCTCCAGAAATCTTGAGATAAAACATCTCTGTTCAAActacttgtttatttattttatcaaatgccTTTGAGAAATCCATATATGTATACCAAATCAAGTGAAAGTTTCTTGACCTCAGTATATTTCTTTACATAGAGCATCTTTTACAATGAGCGTGATGATAATGATTTTTGTATGTGATTTCTCATAAAAGTAATGATTTGGTGATGGTAGTGGCGCGCCGGCAGGTGACGCGGGCAACGCACTCGCCGCTAATTCCGTCCGCCTCGTGTGCGCTTCCCACTCGCATCTACCATCGCATAACGGGACCCGCGCTCATGCTCGATTGCGACCTCTTCTGTTCTTCTGATATATGATGGTGAAAAAACACCGCCCACGTAGTGGAGGAACATCGTTGTGCAACATAAGAAGAATTACATAACTTTGAAGTAGCTGTGCGCAATTTTTATGAGATTCGCGGTGGATGGTGAAGTTTAACAACCTTCATGTATTCTTcgctgtttataaataaatatgataatttctCATATTATTATCTAAGACAGGACATTATTGTTAGTGTCatataacaattaattgtGGTAGTTTTACACTGATTTCCGTtgcatttcattaaataaaccCATCAGCCTTTTATAGGAGAATTTACGTACGTACTTacagtgttttgtttaaatttaaccaATGCTTTGAAGTTGTATACATAATTTGTTGGAGAAATTAAGATAGAATAACTTACTTCTAAAAAAATGTGCCACAATCTTTCTCTCTTAGTTACCATGCgagtaataaaaactattttacgcTACTTAGGTGGCATCGtctaatttataagtaaggCGGCCGCGGCCTTGACACAGCCTGTGATTACAATGCGCGAGAGTCATTACGGCAAACAGAGGACTGCCACTTGAAAAGCAACCGCGATACCTTTCGTTAGGgtgttgttttaataattggaCGTGTATGTATGGGGGCTGGATTTCAATTGTTTCTTCTAACTGTTGTGGTGTTTGCGTTTGGACATCAAGGCGTTTGAGAGGCCTGATGCTCTACTAACACGTCTGTAgtgtacatacataaattatgaTAGAGCTTTCTTCGTATAGGCTTATATTAGATCTCTTGCCGATTTGTTAGTATCTAAGTTATCTATCATATCCAtcaatgtaatttatgttcttttaatagattttgatgTCAAAttctttaatgtatttattccGATGTCCTAAGTTTGAAAACTTCACTTACTGTTTGCCACCTCTAATTCATTAGGggaaaagttttatatagtTATGTTTCTTATATGTATGGTAATAATgcgatttaaatataaaggagTGCGAAGAGGCAACTAAGTAACCGCCAACCTTCTCTATTGGCCGTATTGAAAAAAACGCAGAAGCACTACACACATCTACATGACGCTAGTCTTCGAGACTGAACGATAAATAACAATGACCGGATAGACAAACGTGTTTCTAACAACTAGTTTAGTACAACTAAGTTAAATGAGTATTGTGTAATAGGCGTTGTGCTGCAGGTCATGGCAAGACGCACAAGGACGCGGCGAGCGTGCGCGCCACACACCCCATCCCCGCGGCGTGCGGCCTTTACTACTTCGAGGTGCGAATCGTGTCCAAAGGCCGCGATGGCTACATGGGCATCGGCCTCTCCGCGCACGGCGTCAACATGAACCGCTTGCCCGGTGAGTCCCCCCCGTGTGGGAGAACACCTTCACGTACCCCCTGTTTCTCCTTTCTATCTCTCTAATGCATGTCAGTGAAGCGTGGTATGGATGTAGTGTGCAGGAATGTAACTACGCGATGTTTGTGTGTGGTGCTTCAGGTTGGGACAAGCACTCGTACGGATACCACGGCGACGACGGGCACTCGTTCTGCTCGTCGGGCACGGGGCAGCCGTACGGGCCCACCTTCACCACGGGCGACGTCATCGGCTGCGGTGTTAACCTCGTCGACAATACCTGCTTCTATACCAAGAACGGCCACCACCTCGGCATCGCCTTCAGAGGATTACCCGTGAGTCGCCAGCTCTTGCccacattttaaatgttaaacaattttgtGAGGATAGCAACATAACCGACGTGTGCCTCGTATTACAAGTATAGTAAGATGATGAAGTTCTCGTGGTGCGTGTCGGCAGCCGAACCTGTACCCGACGGTGGGGCTGCAGACGCCGGGTGAGGTGGTGGACGCCAACTTTGGTCAGGCGCCGTTCGTGTTCGACGTGGAGGACATGCTGCGGGAGCTGCGCGCGCGCACCCGCCTCGCCATCGACGAGTTCCCGCTGCCCGACGCGCAGGGCCAGTGGCAGCAGGTGTTGCACAGGTGCGGCTCGGCGCCACACGGGGGAGTCTCTCCTCTCTAGGTGAggcggggggggggggggggtcgGTGCAGTGGTAGTGAGATGTGCGCTCTGCTTGCAGGATGGTGTCGTCGTATCTGGTGCACCAGGGCTACTGCAGCACGGCGCTGGCCTTCTCGCGCGCCACCGGACAGCCCATCGACGAGGACATCGCCTCCATCAAGAATAGACAGAGTGAGCGCTCTTACATTTATTCCCTCCcttcttatatttattgttgatgatgtaaataatactaaaacgTCGAACGGTCGCGGAGATGAGTAGCTTGTTATACTGTTGTCGGTGGGCAGGGATATCAAAGCTGGTGCTGTCGGGGCGCATCGGCGAGGCGATAGAGGTGACGCGGCGCGCCTACCCCGACCTGCTGGAGCGAGACCCGGACCTGCTCTTCCTGCTCAAGATACGTCAGTTCATTGAAATGGTCAACGGCACCGACTCTGAGGTACCGCGACACTGTATACCACTTGTTTATGTTTAAGTCGTTATTTCCTTTTTCTAaccaaaacttaaaaaccattAATTCATTCATATATCTGCATATTTTCTTACGAAAAATCGTTAACGCCAAATGTGCAATAAGTGAAAGATGATAATTATCGTCGGGAGGATTGGTATTATGAATAtcatgaaagaaataaatcatttcACCTTAGTATATGAGGGAGCGTTTTGTGAACGTactacttaatatttgtttaattataatgtgtTCCCGTGTGCAGGTGACCGGCGAGGGCGCGGACGAGTGCGCGACTGAGGGCGGGGCCAACGGCGTCGCCACATCCGTCATCGCCCACACCGCCCACACCCCCCACACCACCCCCCATACCACCCCCCACACCGCCCACACCGCCCGCCCCAACGGACAGCCCGCGCCGCACGCCAACGGTAACACATTGCACCAACATCGCAACACCTTAACACCATCACTGGCCAGGACAGATGTAACGCGGTGTTACGTTTGCAGGAGTGGTGCAGGCGCCGGACGAGGCGAGCGATGTTGACGCCGACGTCGACATGACGTCACCCGCCAACGGCGCGCACCACGCCGCACACGACACGCACCAAGGTACGTACGCCCGCCATGTCGCCGCCATCTCGTAATAAGATCCTGAACTTATAATATCTTTGCATTTAAATCCTGAGTTTTGTCTATGTAGGGGCTTCAATAAAAGTCGCTCTGTGAAAAGtcaacaaacatttttgtgtCGGAGCCCACCAAAGTTAGATGTGAGGAGGTGATAGTGAACAACGCCGACACAACGCGGGTTGTTTcgcttcacacatatctttgaaattattattcgtgagattttaatatagatttaaagaAGTAATGAAGAGAGAAAGAATATAGAGACCAGtattcaaaatttcatttaaggaCACTTTGTCGTTTTTGttataatgaattattattcaataatgTCATGATGTAATTTGAGTAAAGTTGGCAAATGTCGATTGTGACGTTGCCGAGAATAGGATCACAATCTGACATTGTTATATGTCTGGTGAGATGGGGTTTTATCACGGTTATCACACTTTTCTGTCATTTAATatggataaatataatatattttataaaaatgacacaAAAACCAAGATGTTACAAGACAATATGACAAGGTTTTTGTGGTCCTTTTTGATATCGACAGGAGCGCTAGTGAGCAGAGAGAGATGACTTTGTCGGACGATACGCGatcaaaatatcaatataaactattaatattatgaatttatttatttccacagcagatttaattttttatatgtaaataataaaatttattgtttccaattatttataatttgcgcACCATTCTCATacatttgtttcatttaataaaaacattatcacTATTGGCGACCTCATCGTCttacattcattttatttgctCGTCGCTTTTTAgttcaacataaaaatatagtatttatCAGTATATTTAGTACTACTTTATCtacttttatatgttatagtaatatatacttttttaatatatcatatACAATGTCAACAACAATGACAAACAGTAGCTGTTTTGTGTTGATGTAGCTCGTGTTTGAAGTAGCAAATAGTA
This DNA window, taken from Papilio machaon chromosome 16, ilPapMach1.1, whole genome shotgun sequence, encodes the following:
- the LOC106715716 gene encoding ran-binding protein 9; translated protein: MAAIGSGRGTMDSQNQVQSDTEDRLKLLYPNVNEDETPLPRSWSTKDKFSYIGLSQNNLRVHYKGGSPGPGRRPHLPYLHLRLWMYRHGKTHKDAASVRATHPIPAACGLYYFEVRIVSKGRDGYMGIGLSAHGVNMNRLPGWDKHSYGYHGDDGHSFCSSGTGQPYGPTFTTGDVIGCGVNLVDNTCFYTKNGHHLGIAFRGLPPNLYPTVGLQTPGEVVDANFGQAPFVFDVEDMLRELRARTRLAIDEFPLPDAQGQWQQVLHRMVSSYLVHQGYCSTALAFSRATGQPIDEDIASIKNRQRISKLVLSGRIGEAIEVTRRAYPDLLERDPDLLFLLKIRQFIEMVNGTDSEVTGEGADECATEGGANGVATSVIAHTAHTPHTTPHTTPHTAHTARPNGQPAPHANGVVQAPDEASDVDADVDMTSPANGAHHAAHDTHQGGGLPTAPLLKGMPGVTSSVAALLPRLGAYCSLAARPPHAYRPLAAHAPHTRRTLSPAPRPPTAPRPRSVRAQSAPTGAGAGAGGGCTRASVERMLAFGRELYAMSQRHTHDPCQRAMLEEAFSLLAYSNPWDSPVGWQLEPIRREPVCSALNAAILELHGRRWMSSVEACITHARELLRRMARASLGACAFADLPALLRH